Proteins encoded within one genomic window of Augochlora pura isolate Apur16 chromosome 11, APUR_v2.2.1, whole genome shotgun sequence:
- the Dlc90f gene encoding dynein light chain 90F → MMEDMQEETQFVVDDVSKIIKEVIEVSIGGNAYQHNKVNQWTSNVVEACLGNLTKLQKPYKYIVNCVIMQKNGAGLHTASSCFWDNATDGSCTVRWENKTMYCIVSVFGLAI, encoded by the exons aTGATGGAAGATATGCAAGAAGAG ACCCAATTTGTGGTAGACGATGTCAGCAAAATCATCAAGGAAGTAATTGAAGTGTCTATCGGTGGAAATGCTTATCAGCataataaagtaaatcaaTGGACATCTAATGTTGTGGAAGCATGCTTGGGAAatcttacaaaattacaaaagcCTTACAAATATATAG ttaatTGTGTTATTATGCAAAAGAATGGTGCTGGTTTACATACTGCAAGTTCCTGTTTTTGGGATAATGCTACTGATGGCAGCTGTACTGTTCGTTGGGAAAACAAGACAATGTATTGCATTGTCTCAGTGTTTGGTCtagcaatttaa
- the LOC144477091 gene encoding distal membrane-arm assembly complex protein 2, with protein MLYQVQRSTQMITEVLGNIRPHNKQHVNIIRNFYNSKGAVNFFLQNIRKRRNDLSNLVYKRDDEEDENPEDAITLKTILFPDEAPAKHHLLQFHFSEFWAYMKREYAKYAERKIHQDNLMLGPEIACTILVLRNRGKVKIYNKDEWIEKTERFKTPELPKFHDPDFILEAIDLKGYPILYENIETMCDLSQLRWLNLSGCSTIDDWALDRISAEFPALEHLDVSNCINVTEKGLQALYKIPNLKKLIVTDFHNSAALELTCFMLEDINPFLKCEIIKIEMKLLEEN; from the coding sequence ATGTTGTATCAAGTTCAACGTTCAACTCAAATGATTACAGAAGTCTTAGGAAATATAAGACCTCATAACAAGCAACATGTTAACATTAtacgaaatttctataattcaaAAGGAGccgttaatttttttttacaaaatatacgtAAACGGCGCAATGATCTTTCTAATTTAGTGTACAAAAGAGATGATGAAGAAGATGAGAATCCTGAAGATGCAATAACcttgaaaacaatattatttcctgATGAAGCACCTGCAAAACACCACTTACTTCAGTTTCATTTTTCGGAATTTTGGGCATATATGAAAAGagaatatgcaaaatatgctGAAAGAAAGATACATCAAGATAATCTGATGCTCGGTCCTGAGATAGCATGTACCATACTTGTCCTAAGGAACAGGGGAAAAGTAAAGATCTATAATAAAGATGAATGGATTGAAAAAACCGAAAGATTCAAGACTCCTGAGCTACCAAAGTTTCATGATCCTGACTTTATTTTGGAAGCAATAGATTTAAAGGGCTATcctatattatatgaaaacaTAGAGACCATGTGCGATCTTTCACAACTACGGTGGCTAAATCTCAGTGGATGTAGTACCATTGATGACTGGGCTCTGGACAGAATATCTGCAGAGTTCCCAGCTTTAGAACACCTTGATGTATCAAACTGCATAAATGTAACAGAAAAAGGATTACAAGCACTGTATAAAATTCCAAacttgaagaaattaattgtcacAGATTTCCATAATTCTGCAGCACTTGAGCTGACCTGTTTCATGCTAGAAGATATTAATCCATTcttaaaatgtgaaataataaagatagaaATGAAACTTCTAGAAGAAAACTGA
- the LOC144477092 gene encoding U11/U12 small nuclear ribonucleoprotein 25 kDa protein, protein MQSTIENAKSESSEERDNLFKKEESVNKSSELDHEELVKLTKEAINNIIESDPLLHGLPTDVTIEELKAQMAVAQGQAITIYLNRGELPKLGIVVPPHNTTVLDLKKAIKRHTTLSLKRENVKQIISWKRVWRKYYLCFENVKLTDDKENIKTYGISNKAELYYVKRRREKNKLMRDT, encoded by the exons ATGCAAAGTACAATTGAGAATGCCAAATCAGAAAGTTCAGAAGAAcgtgacaatttatttaaaaaagaagaatcagTAAATAAGAGTTCGGAACTCGATCATGAAGAACTAGTGAAACTAACTAAAGAAgcaattaataacataattgaAAGTGATCCGCTTCTTCATGGTTTACCAACAGATGTGACAATTGAAGAACTTAAAGCTCAAATGGCAGTTGCGCAAGGACAAGCAATAACTATATACTTAAACCGTGGAGAACTACCAAAACTTGGAATTGTG GTACCTCCACATAATACCACAGTCTTGGATCTTAAAAAAGCCATTAAACGACATACAACATTATCGTTGAAAAGAGAGAATGTGAAGCAAATAATAAGTTGGAAACGTGTATGgagaaagtattatttatgctttgaaaatgtgaaattgACAGatgacaaagaaaatattaaaacctaTGGAATCTCAAATAAAGcagaattatattatgtgAAAAGACGGAGGGAGAAAAATAAACTGATGAGAGATACCTAG
- the LOC144477308 gene encoding integral membrane protein 2A, translated as MTVITKAISDKRTTDKMEQPLFVEQNATDDTKTDAEAQVPKSDAVGRYLLTFSRKNVRYIHVTATFSLFLIGFMVLMTGIVGGVCIYKQFAKSQMHRIRTGWYSIPYDSSNKAPCNNGGVHQGSLTDPGVFKSLTRVSDQDEDRKSNVFKERFELDLENGHYEDIDVPDFRGRQGRFIHDFNINKTGIIDTVRQCCFVMPLNRQCVLPPRNMYDLLRKMYSGYYDVDTKVVKETMKVVKPPITDLSLVGTYIARECQDFPKYMLMKVNTSSTNVFKRSVSNGVFGVFAGKNIIELNILNIDEIEEYNKSSKN; from the exons ATGACGGTCATCACAAAGGCCATTAGCGACAAGAGGACGACGGACAAAATGGAACAACCGTTGTTTGTCGAACAAAACGCAACG GATGATACAAAAACAGACGCAGAAGCACAAGTTCCAAAAAGTGATGCTGTAGGACGTTACCTGCTTACCTTCTCCAGGAAAAATGTACGCTACATTCATGTCACAGCAACGTTTTCGCTGTTTCTTATTGGATTCATGGTTTTAATGACTGGTATTGTGGGAGGTGTATgcatatataaacaatttgctAAATCACAAATGCACAGAATCAGAACGGGATGGTACAGCATTCCTTATGATAGTTCAAACAAAGCACCATGTAACAATGGTGGAGTTCATCAAGGATCACTGACAGACCCCGGTGTGTTTAAAAGTCTAACAAGAGTATCAGATCAAGATGAAGATAGAAAAAGTAATGTCTTTAAGGAGCGATTTGAACTTGATTTGGAAAATGGACATTATGAGGATATTGATGTTCCTGATTTTCGTGGACGTCAAGGACGGTTTATCCATGATTTTAACATT AACAAAACTGGGATAATTGATACTGTTAGGCAATGCTGCTTTGTGATGCCATTAAATCGTCAATGTGTATTGCCACCACGGAATATGTATGATCTTCTCAGAAAAATGTATAGTG GTTACTATGATGTAGACACGAAAGTTGTTAAAGAAACGATGAAAGTAGTGAAACCACCAATTACTGATTTGTCCCTTGTCGGAACATACATCGCTCGAGAATGTCAAGATTTCCCTAAGTATATgttaatgaaagtaaatacGAGTAGCACGAatg tttTCAAGCGTAGCGTATCAAATGGTGTATTCGGAGTGTTTGCaggcaaaaatattatagaactaaatattttaaacatagaCGAGATCGAAGAATATAACAAAAGCtcaaaaaattga